The genomic stretch CGCCATGGGGCAGCCGCCGATGCCTTTGAGAGCGCCGTCAAAACGCCTGCAACCTGCGTCCAGTGCGGCATCCAGCTTAGCCTGCCAGTTATGGGCAGTGGAATGCAGGTGTACGCCGATGGTAGTATCGGGCATGGCCTGCACCAGGTGACCGGTGAGGTCGCTTACCTGCTGCGGGCTGGCCAGCCCAACAGTATCCGCCAGGGAAAGGATGCCAATGCCCAGGTCGCGCAACCGCTGCGCCCAGTCAAATACAATGGCCGGGCTCCAGGGATCATTATAGGGATTGCCGAAGCCCATGGACAGGTAGACCACCAGCTCTTTATTGTGCTGTACACAGAGCTGCTGTATCTCGCGGACCCGTTCCAGGGACTGGGTAATAGAACTGTTGGTATTGCGTTGCTGAAAAGTTTCAGATACAGAGAAAGGAAAGCCCAGGTAGCTGAGCTGCGGGAAAGCGGCAGCTTCGGCTGCGCCCCGCACATTGGCTACAATGGCCAGCAGCCTGGTGGAGCTGCCGGACAGCTGCAGTTGCGGCAGCACCGCTGCGGTATCCGCCATCTGCGGGATGGCTTTGGGGGATACAAAACTGCCGCAGTCCAGTGTATGGAAGCCCACCTGCAGGAGCGCATTGAGGTAGGCCACTTTCTCTTCCGTAGGTATAAACCGCTTCCAGCCCTGCATGGCGTCCCGCGGGCATTCTACAAGTTGTATGGAAGCGGTCTGGTTCATAGTCTGTTTTTTTAACCCCGACTTAGCTCTGAAGCCTTTGCTTCATGGCCTCGTACAGGATAATGCCGGTGGCCACCGATACGTTCAAGGATTCAAAATCGCCTTTCATGGGGATCCGGAACACCTGGTCGCTGATCTTCAGCAGTCCGGAGAATACACCTTTGTCCTCACTGCCGGCTATAATACAACAAGGTTCCCGGTATTCCAGTTCAAAAACATTATCGGTAGCGGTCATTTCTGAAGCATATACTTTAATGCCATTGAGGTGCATTGAATCCACGGCCTTCATCAGGCTGTTGACCCGGCATACATGGATCCGTTCCAGGGCGCCGGCGGACGACTTGATGGCCTCTTCATTGAGGGCCCCTACCCCTTTGTCCGGGATCACCAGCGCCTGGGCGCCGCAGCAGAGCGCGGTGCGGGCAATAGCGCCGATATTCCGTACATCGGTAACGCCGTCCAGCATCACAAACAGCGGGATCTCCCCGTTGCTCACCACATGGTCAATCACCTGCTGCAGGTCCATATACTGTACCAGCCCGGCAATGGCAATAACCCCCTGGTGGTTGGCCTGGGTCAGGCCGTCCAGTTTTTCCGGGGGCACCTGCTGGATAGGAATATTGTTATCGCGCGCCAGCTGGCGGATCTTACCAATGGCGTCACCGCTCACATTGTGCTGGAAGAATATCTTGTCCAGCGCCCTGCCGGCCTGCATAGCCTCAATCACCGGCTGACGGCCAATGATCAGCGAAGATTTTTTAATCCCTTGTCTGGGTGGTCTTTTATGAAATCCTTCCATCTGCGAGCATGATTTTTACTTTAAGAATAGCAGCCACAGAAAGGCTGTCCGTGATAATGCCTTTCTCCATCATCTGGTACACTTCTGCAAAAGGCAGCTTTTTGACCTGCAGCTGTTCTGTTTCTTCCGGTTCGGCCGTTCCCTGTTCCAGCTGACGCGCCAGGTATACAATGCCATATTCATCTGTTACGGAATTGCTGAGATGCAGTTCAGCCAGCGGCTCCCACCGGGCGGCTACCAGGCCCGTTTCCTCCAGCAATTCCCGCTGAGCCGATAATAAGGGGTCTGTGTTTTCCGGGCAGCCACCTTCGGGTATCTCCCAGCTATAGCGATCCAGGGTGAAACGATACTGTCCTACCAGGTAGGTATTGAGGTCCTGGTCCAGGGGCAGAACGCCTACGGCCAGGTTCCTGAAATGTACTTTTCCGTAGATGCCTTTCCCACCGGAGGGGTTGATCACCTGGTATTCCGTCAATGCGATCCAGGGATTGGTGTAGATCTCCTGGGCGGATACAATTTGCCAGGGATTCTGCTGTTCATCAATCATGGAGCAAAAATAACGAAAACAAAAAACCTCCCCATAAAGAGAAGGCTTTTCATTTTTTGTGCCGACAAAATAGCTTTGGGGTCCTATTTTACACTAAAGGCCTTTTTGATCTTAGCCACATAGTCCAGTTTCTCCCAGGTGAACAGTTCCACTTTCTTTTTGATGGTTTTGCCATCGGGAGAAGTGAAGGTCTTTTCCACCACTTCTGACTTACGGCCCATATGACCATAAGCAGCGGTTTCACTATAAATAGGATTACGGAGTTTCAGTCTTTGTTCAATGAAATAAGGACGCATGTCGAAGATCTCGGAGATCATCTTCGCAATCTTGCCGTCGCTCTGTTTCACTTTGGCAGTGCCATAGGTATTCACATAGACACCCATGGGCTGCGCCACGCCGATAGCGTAGGAAACCTGCACCAGCACTTCTTCACAGATGCCGGCAGCCACCAGGTTCTTGGCAATATGGCGGGTAGCATAGGCAGCGGAACGGTCCACTTTGGAGGGGTCTTTACCGCTGAAAGCACCACCACCGTGTGCGCCTTTACCACCGTAGGTGTCAACAATGATCTTACGGCCGGTAAGGCCGGTATCACCGTGCGGACCGCCAATCACGAACTTGCCGGTGGGGTTCACATGGTATTTGATCTTGCCGCTGAACAGGTGGGCGTATTTCTTGTATTTCTGCTGTACGCGGGGGATCAGGATATTGATCACATCCTTTTTGATCTTCGCCTGCATTTTTTCTTCGCTGGCAAAGTCATCGTGCTGGGTAGAGATCACGATGGCGTCAATGCGTACAGGTTTGTTGTTATCGTCGTATTCCAGGGTCACCTGGCTTTTGGCGTCGGGACGCAGGTATTTGATCTCCTTGTTCTCGCGGCGCAGTACGGCCAGTTCCAGCAGGAGCTTATGGGCCAGGTCAAGCGCCAGGGGCATATAGTCTTCGGTTTCATTGGTAGCATAACCGAACATCATGCCCTGATCACCGGCGCCCTGTTCTTCTTTTTTCTTTTTGTCAACGCCCTGGTTGATATCGGAGGATTGTTCGTGGATAGCGGACAATACACCGCAGGAGCTGGCTTCAAACATGTACTCGCTCTTGGTATAACCAATTTTGCGGATCACGTTACGGGCAATCTCCTGAACATCGAGATATGCAGAAGATTTTACTTCACCTGCCAGCACCACCTGACCTGTGGTCACCAGTGTTTCGCAGGCTACTTTTGATTGGGGATCAAAAGCCAGGAAGTTATCGATCAAAGCATCAGAGATCTGGTCAGCAACTTTATCAGGGTGACCTTCTGAAACGCTTTCAGAAGTGAATAAATATGGCATACTCTTATAGGTTGTTGGTTGTAAACTAAATATAGTTAACGAACTGTTGGCGGCAAAGATAAGTGTCCGTCCTAAATTTTAGAATAAATTATTCGCATGCGCATTTTGTTGGTGGGATGGCTGCCGCCGCCTGCTACCACCCGTCCGTAGGCGATGGGTTCATTCACGTAAATGGTAGTGGGCAAGGTGGTTTTGGAACCATCAGCCAGCTGCCACCAAGGCTTCATATACAGTGGCGCGGAGATCCGCAGGGTATGGTAGGGCAGCTGTTTGGACACCACGCTCTGCAGGTAACGGGTCAGGTTAAAGGTATACTTGCCTGCCCGGTAGTAACCACCCAGGCTGGCCAAGTCATACATGGTCTGGCCCGATCCGGTGAATACAAAGTCGTTCCGGATGGTGAACACCGAGTCGCCTGCTGCGCTGAGCGCATCAATGAACAGGGTGGGCATAGGCGTATAGATATTATCCAGGGTAGATGCAATAGGCTCTACCACCAGTTCAGCGCGATGGATCACGCGGTTGGTATTCTTCAGGGTATCCAGGCCGGGGATCTTAACGGTAACATATGACCCGGGTGCGCTTTGCAGGTACACCTTATCATCATTGGCATTGCCGTTCTCCAGGTAAGCCTGGTAATTATGAGCGGGGGTATGGCTCACCAGGTTGGCCTGGGTAGCGCCCGTATAATTAAAGATGCTGGACAGGGTATCCACGGACCCGTTGCTGGTAACACGGACATAGAAAGTAAGCCGTGTTTTGCTGGTATTGGTCAGGTCAAAATAAGCCAGGGCGCGCTTGCCGGCAGAGGCAGCTTCATTGACGCGCAGGGCCAGCCCTTTGAAATGGGTGCGGAAAGCGGAATCCGTTTTATAGACATCGGCCGTATCATAGTTCACGAAATGACGGGCCCAGGCGGTATCCAGGTGGATCCGCAGCTCATTATTGCTGAGGATGGTATCGGTCCTGTTATTTACGTAGGAAATAGAATCGTTGAGGGTATTGAACACCAGGTTCTTCTGTCCCAGTACGCCGGGCAGTACGGCAAAGGCCGGGGTGCTGATCCGGTAAGCGGAATCCTTGAAGTTATTGCTGGCAGGATCAATTTCAAATACCTCGATCTGCTGAACGGAATTGGAGTCCCCGTAAAGGTTGTTATAGGCCAGGGACAATACTACGGAGTCAATGAGTACAGAGTCCTTTTCCAGGAAAGGATGGGCTCCGTATACATTGGGTGTAAGTGAGGCATAGATGGCCGCCTGTGTTTTACCAAACTCGGGGTCGTCGTCAATAACACCCAGGGCATGGGGGAAACTGGCGTAAACAACGGTGGTATCAGGATACAGGAAGTTGTCTGTTTCCACGTCCAGCAGCGTTTCAAAAGTGTGGACATTGTCAACGGCAGGGATCAGGTCTTTACCCAGATCGGTGGCGTCAACTTTGGTGCAGGAGGAATACAGCAGAAAGCCGGAAAGCACTACGATAAGCGATGCTAAGATTTTCCTATTCACGCAGCTAAGAGTTAAAATCAGGTTTTAGATGAAATACCTATTTGGCAAGGTCGGAATACAATTGTAAATAGTCTGTTAAATCGGACTCGGCATTATAGGTGAGCACCTTCTTGCCTTTTACCTTACCAAACTCCTCTACCAGTTTTTTGTCCACCTTATCGGCGCCAAAGGTCACTGCGTCTGCATAGGTGGCGCCGCCGCGCATCAGGGCGATATTATTGGCGTCTTTAAACGGTTCCAGGTCCTTGTCCTTGATATTGGGGCTGATATTGGCCACCTTCAGGAAATCGGGACCCAGCTTTTCCTTGAAACTGGTATTACCGATAGTATAGATGACTTTGCTGTGTGCAAAGACGGGTTCTTTTTTATAGGCTGTTTTCTGGTAAAAGGGGATCAGGCCTGTCATCCAGCCGGAGCAATGGATAATGTCCGGGGGCCAGCCAAATTTCTTCACGGTTTCCAGGGCGCCTTTACAGAAGAAAACGGTGCGGAGACCATTGTCGTCAAACCATTTTTCCTGTTCGTCGTGATAGATATACTTCCGTTTGAAGAAGTCCTCATTGTCGAGAAAATATACCTGCAGACGGGCGTTGGGAAGGGAGGCAACCTTGATCTGGAGTGGAAAATCATCATTGTCTACCGAAACATTAATACCGGATAACCGGACCACTTCATGCAGGCGATGGCGCCTTTCATTGATAACACCGAACCGGGGCATAATGCAGCGAACTTCGAAACCATTTTCATTAGCTTTTATTGCCAGTCTGTTCACAGTCTCGGAGAATTCGGTCAATTCCAGATACGGAGACATTTCGTTGGCAATAAATAAAATTCTTTTCTTTGTCAGCATTATGATACTAAATTGGTTAGTCTACCCTTAAAAAACAGGGTGCAAAGTTAAGGATTTTTATTAAACTGCAGGGTTAAACTCAATCCCGGCCTATTAAACACTGTAAATGATCATTTTAAAACAGGCTGCCCGGTTACAGGAAAGGCTCCGCCAGGAGCGGGAAAAAGGGCATCGCATTGGTTTCGTTCCCACTATGGGCGCCCTTCACCAGGGGCATCTTTCCCTTATCAGCACAGCCAGGAGCCATACAGATATTACTGTTTGCTCCATTTTTGTGAACCCGACCCAGTTCAATGACCCGGCCGACTTTGAAAAATATCCTGTCACCATAGAAAAAGACATCGACCTGCTGGTAAGCGCCGGCACCGATATTCTATTCCTGCCATCGGTGGCCGAAATGTATCCTGATGGCTGGCAGGACCTGGAGCAGTACGACCTGGGTTACCTGGAGACCGTACTGGAAGGCGCCTCCCGGCCTGGCCATTTCCAGGGAGTTTGCCAGGTGGTCAGCCGCCTGCTCCGGCTGGTAGCGCCCGACCAACTTTTCATGGGCCGGAAAGATTACCAGCAATGCATGGTGGTCAAAAGGCTGCTGACAATAATGCAAAGCAATATTGAGCTGGTGCCCTGCCCCACCCTCCGCCAGGCGGACGGACTGGCCATGAGCAGCCGGAATATGCGGTTGTCGCCGGAAGACCGGCAGCGGGCCACCGCCATTCACCAGGCCCTGGATACCCTGCGGCAGCAACTGATCCCCGGCCCTCTTCAGCCGCTGAAGGAACAGGCCATCCGTTTTTTACAGGACCAGGGCTTCCGGCCCGATTATGTGGAAATTGCCGATGCCGATACCCTGGAATTGGTGGGCCAGTGGGATGGCCGTCAGCCACTTGTAGGCCTGGTAGCCGCTTTTCTGGGGGAAATCAGGTTAATTGATAATATGCTGCTCACAATCATGCGCTAAGTATCAGCAAACTTTTTTAGCTTGCGGCCGTTTTACTAAAGGATGCCGGCATCCGCATATAAGAATACCTATACATCAACCGCCGATCATGGAAATAGAAGTGCTCAAATCAAAGGTCCACAGGGCCACTATCACGGAAGCGAATCTCAATTACGTTGGCAGCCTCACATTGGACGAAGGCCTGATGGAAGCCGCTAATATGATAGCCAATGAAAAAGTGCAGATCGTGAATGTTAACAATGGTACCCGCATTGAAACCTATCTCATCAAAGGGAAAAGAGGTTCCGGTGTCTGCTGCCTCAACGGTCCCGCCGCCCGTCAGGGTGCTGTTGGCGATCCCGTAATCATTATCTCCTACGCCACAATGGATTTTGAAAAGGCAAAAAGTTTTCAACCCTGGATTGTATTTCCGAAAGAAGGCAATAAATTGTAGACGTTTCCATTACAATTTATTGACCACCCCTTCAGTTATACAACCGCATGAACAAAAAACTCGTCAGCCTTCTCCAGTATTTGTTCTTTATTGGCCTTGGATTATTCCTGGTTTGGTGGTCCATCCGAGGCATCAAACCAGAAGAATGGCCCCTGATCAAGAACTCGCTGCGAAAGGCTAACTACTGGCTCCTTATCCCTGTTGTTATTGCCCTGCTGGCCAGCCACCTGAGCCGCGCCGTCCGCTGGAAGATCCTGATGGAACCGCTGGGCTATAAACCGAGGGTCAGCAATACTTATTTTGCGGTACTCATTGGCTATATGGCCAATCTGGCTGTGCCGCGTTTGGGGGAAGTACTGAAATGCACCATCCTGGCCCGCTATGAGAAAGTACCTGCTGATAAGCTGGTAGGAACCATTGTTGCCGAAAGGGCTTTCGATATGATCTGCCTGCTGATTATCATGGTACTCACCATTGTGACCCAGGCTGACCTGATCACAGACTTCTTATACAGTAAGTTGAATGAATATTTTGGTGGTAAAGCTAAAGGCTTCTCTACCGGTATTCTGGTGATCGTGGGATTGATATTTTTACTGATGGCCGCAGGGACCTGGTTCGTGTTCAAAAAACTATCACATATTTCTTTTGTTGCCAAGATCAAACGCGTACTACTTGGAATCTGGCAAGGTCTTACCAGTGTTCGTCACCTGAAGAACAAGGGTTGGTTTCTTTTTCATTCGGCCTTTATCTGGGCTATGTATTTTGCATCCGTCCAGATCGGCATGTTTGCCCTGCAGGAAACATCAGGCTTCGGGCCGTTGCCATCGCTCACCGTGCTGTTTACCGGTAGCATTGCCATGATCATTACCCCGAGCGGCATTGGTGCTTATCCCAAGCTGGTACTGGAAACGATGCAACTGTATGGGCTTAACGCTGCTTATGGATGGGCCTTCGGCTGGCTGCTCTGGACCGTTCAGTTCTTCCAGATGCTGATCTGCGGCCTCATTGCCCTGGCCCTGCTGGCTGTATTTAACAAACAAAAAGACTCCAATGCGAAAAGCGGACATCATACAAACGAAAATATTATCCCTGCCGGAACTGCAACGCCGGCTGGCCCAGTGGCGGATCAATAACGATAAAACAGTAGCCTTCACCAACGGCTGCTTTGATATCCTGCACCGGGGACATATTTTCTCCCTCTCCCAGGCCGCTGCCGAAGCGGATTACCTGGTGGTAGGACTTAATTCCGACGCCAGCACCAGAGGGCTCAAAGGCCCCGGCCGGCCGGTGAATGATGAATCCGCCCGCGCCCTTCTCCTGGCTTCCCTGCTCATGGTGGACGCCGTAGTCCTTTTCGACGATCCTACACCGTTAGCACTGATCACTGCTATCCTGCCGGATGTGCTGGTCAAAGGCGGCGATTATACCATTGACCAGATAGTAGGCGCCAAAGAGGTGATGGCCAATGGTGGCCGCGTGGTCATCAACCCCATTGTACAGGGTTATTCCACCACCGGGCTCATTGAAAAGATCACCCGGTTATAATCAATTATTTTTATTTATTGGGAAGATGGGCGGGCGGGCCGCCAGTAAACGAAAATACCGTTACCGGTTAAAGGAAGCAGCAGGCCGGCCGGTATAGCCGTACATCCTTTCTACCTCCAGCACTATTTTCTCCATCTCCAGCTCCGATCCCTCCGCATTGTAGGGTTGCTTCAGGTTGCTGTTGAAGAAAAAGGCCACGGTCTGCCAGCAGCGGGCAGTGATGCCCCCCTTGTATTCCTTGATGATATCGTAACAATTATTGCCGGTCTGGCGGTTGATCAGCTTCATGAGTACTTTGCCCTGGTAAACGGATAAGTCCTGGAGGGGATCGGAAAACTCTTTCTTCAGTTCCTTTTCGCGGGATTTGATGTACTTCTTCCGTTCGTCCTTGTCGGTCATAGTGGCCAGCCGCCTGTTCATATCACTCATGATCAGTCCCGCCCTCCGGGCATAGGGATAGGTGACATAAATAGCATTGCGGAGGCGGGTCCATTCCTGCCTTTTCCTGAGCAAATGCTTGGGATAGGGCGCCGATACCCAGAACCACTCCATGTTTCCGCCCGGGATCAGTTCCCGTTGCAGCACCATGGCAGGTACCGGAATGGTATCATTGGGACCCAGCACCGGCACCATAATGCCCGCCGAATCCTTGTATTGCGCCACTGCTCCCTGTGATAAGGAAAACAAGGCGACCAGGAAGGCCATTGATGAGAACGATATGTTCCGGATGGGGCTCATTGGAGTATCACTAAAGTAGTAATAATTTCCTTTCATTGATGCGCAAAACCCGGGAAAAGTAACCAGTGGAAATGTCAAGAAAATGCTAAAATCAGCAGACTGCTCCGGTACTGTCTGTAATACGCCATTCCAAACGCCGGCAGGTTATGCTGCAAAGAGGTGCGCAACCACTGTTCCAGCCCGCTGTACTTTACGCCTTTACTCCTTTCAGCCTGCGGAACATGCCCATGGTAAAACCGATGATCATGATAACCGTACCCAGCCATACCAGGTTGATGAAAGGGAACTGCAGGACCTTCAGGGCGATAAAAGGCGCCAGGTCGGAAGATTCCTTCACCCCGATACTGAGGTGACGTTCCTTATCCCCGGGACCTACCACAATGGCCAGTCCCTGGGAGAATACCGTATCCACCAGGTATTTGGGCTGGTTGTCTTCCAGGTAGAAGACCGGATGCGCAGCAAACCGGCGGTTATCATTGGTGACGCCACTCAGGTTGGCCATCAGGGCCGTATCCGTAGACCTGAACTGGTAACGTTCATTATTGGGATTCACTGTTACACTGTCCAGCCGCATATAGCCGGCAGAATAGAATACCGTATCACCGATCATCAGTTCCCGGTGACGGTATTCGGAAGTATCTTTCTTTTCGGACATCTTATCCGCATAGCTGATATAGCTGAAGATATCCTTGTGCAGGTAATGCCGGGAGTCCGGGTTATTGGAATAGCCTTCCTGACCTTTAGTGTTCCTGATCAGGTCAGGATACAGGGAAAAGCTTTCCTTACCATCCTTTCTTTCCAGGTCGATCTGGAAATAGAGCTTCTTGCCAGCTTCAGCCGTGGTATCACGCGAATAGGTGACCCAGTATTTGCCCATGTCCATTTTCACACCCCGGTAAAGGGTCATATTCTCCATGCCTTCTTTCGGTTGTTCAGGACCAAAATTAAGCGGGTTCACAAAGTTCATGCTCAGCACTTCAAGCTTGGCGGAAGAGATCAGCGCCCCCAGCAGCAGCATGGCAAAACCAATATGCGCTACTGCGCCGCCGGCCGCTTTCATCTTGCCCTTCAGGCCAATGCCGATATAGGCTGCGTTGGCCACCAGCGCATACACACTGGTAAAAATGGCCAGGTGGATGGCCATCAGGAAACCGATGCCATATTTATCGTAATCAATATTACCGAAGATGCTGATAGCCGCTGAAACCAGGATAGCAATTATAGTAGGCAGCAATATCTTCTTCCCAAAATATCTCCTGGCCGTGTCCTTGTATTTTAAGTACTGTGTAACGGCAGTCAGCATGCCCAGTACAATAGCCACAAAGATCTGTATGCGGTTATAGGAGAACTTCACATCTTCCCCCACTGTAAACTCTGTACCGAATACCTTGTTGATCACCGGCAGTGAAGTAGCTGCAATGATAAAGGCGGCCGAGAGGAAGATCACCAGGGAGCCGATGAACATCCAGAACTCACGGGAATAGGTATTCTCTTCTTTCTGGATATTGGGGATCTTTTTATAATGACGGAAGAAAAGGAACAGGGATGGCAGGGTAAATACAGCCACAAAAATGCGCAGCTGCCAGTTCATGCCTGAGCCGGTGAAAGCGTGTACGGACGTATCCTGCAGGTCGCCGGAGCGGGTCAGATAGGTAGAGTACAGGATCAGCAGGAAGCTGCCGATCAGGAAGAAATAAGTGGGGCGAAGGGAATGGCCAGTAGCATTGTACACCAGCTGGGTGTGGATGCCGGCCACCAGGACCAGCCAGGCCACCAGGGACGCGTTTTCCACGGGGTCCCATGCCCAGTAACCGCCAAAGGTCAGGGATTCATAGGCCCATTTGGCGCCCATCATGATACCGAGCCCCAGTATACCACCGGAGAACAGGGACCAGGGCATCGCCGCTTTGGTCCAGCTGCCGTAATCTTTTTTCCAGAGGCCGGCAATAGCATAGGCAAACGGCACAATGGTACTGGCAAAACCCAGGAAGGTAATGGGCGGGTGGATCACCATCCAGTAGTTCTGGA from Candidatus Pseudobacter hemicellulosilyticus encodes the following:
- the ccsA gene encoding cytochrome c biogenesis protein CcsA, yielding MNYIGEHLLPGQLGQFLVVLSFVASLIATIAYYKSGQAAVPAEADSWKKLGRIAFITDAASIFAIFGIILYIIANHYFEYFYAYNHSDVSLHPEYLLSSIWEGQEGSFLLWACWHGVLGLVLIRTAKKWEAPVMMVISFAQVCLATMVLGVYLFDLKIGNTPFLLTRYQFQDAPIFNRPDYLSLSSMQDGRGLNQLLQNYWMVIHPPITFLGFASTIVPFAYAIAGLWKKDYGSWTKAAMPWSLFSGGILGLGIMMGAKWAYESLTFGGYWAWDPVENASLVAWLVLVAGIHTQLVYNATGHSLRPTYFFLIGSFLLILYSTYLTRSGDLQDTSVHAFTGSGMNWQLRIFVAVFTLPSLFLFFRHYKKIPNIQKEENTYSREFWMFIGSLVIFLSAAFIIAATSLPVINKVFGTEFTVGEDVKFSYNRIQIFVAIVLGMLTAVTQYLKYKDTARRYFGKKILLPTIIAILVSAAISIFGNIDYDKYGIGFLMAIHLAIFTSVYALVANAAYIGIGLKGKMKAAGGAVAHIGFAMLLLGALISSAKLEVLSMNFVNPLNFGPEQPKEGMENMTLYRGVKMDMGKYWVTYSRDTTAEAGKKLYFQIDLERKDGKESFSLYPDLIRNTKGQEGYSNNPDSRHYLHKDIFSYISYADKMSEKKDTSEYRHRELMIGDTVFYSAGYMRLDSVTVNPNNERYQFRSTDTALMANLSGVTNDNRRFAAHPVFYLEDNQPKYLVDTVFSQGLAIVVGPGDKERHLSIGVKESSDLAPFIALKVLQFPFINLVWLGTVIMIIGFTMGMFRRLKGVKA